A window of Benincasa hispida cultivar B227 chromosome 9, ASM972705v1, whole genome shotgun sequence genomic DNA:
TCAAATGTCACGTCAGTCTAAATGCAGTGTTGTGTCGTTGGAAAACTTAAAGAACCTTGTAGGAAGAAATTCGCTTCGACTTCAAACCGAGcaaggagaaagaagaagatttctaacaagtttccaaaactgaCATGGCCGATGTGACATCTTGATATGTTTGTATGGTCGTGTTTTATGTATGTGGAAAGCTAATGTGACATTTAGTAAGTTCACATGAAGGTACTATATCAACTTCTTGGTACTATTTAACTAATATCATTAAAATGTCAAGGATACTAGAATTATACTTTAACCAAAATTAACAATGATAAACAAGTAACTTGAGtgaatgaaaatttgaagatgTAAACCAAGCAAAAGCAAAAAATTTATGAAGGTCCCCGCTGTATATAGCATATAAGTTAAAAGGATAAACTAAGAACTGTACCAGTGAGTCCTCACTGCCACTTGCAATAAAAGCCTGGTCGAGCCCTCCAAAACATGAACGAATAACAAACCGGGTGCGCTTGTGACCTGTGTATGTTGTAACAATCTCAGCCTCGCCTTCTAAATTCCACAGATGGATTTCTTGGTTCAAAAGATTTACTAGTAAAAACTTATTATCCCTTGACAATTGAAAAGATGTTATTATTTGATCCTCTTCAATCAATTTATCAACGTTTAACTCCCTGTCGAGTAGCAATATCGCAGTATCCCTACAGATACTTATAATTTTCTTCCCGTCATTGGTTATTTCTAGGTCAGAAATCTTAAGAGTTCTTTGACCCTTCCAACCTTCCAACTCGTTCCCATCTAATTCCCACATGCAGATACTTTTATCATTAACGCCTGCAAGTATATGCTTTCCATCGGGAAACCAGCCACAAGAGACCAGTCCAAGACCATCTTTTTCATAAACGTGGAGGCACTCTCCGGAAGCAACATCCCAACGCCTGACAGCTTCCTCCACCCCACATGTGAGTAGCTGACTATCATCAGGACTCCATGAGACCAAAGAGATTGGTTGCTCATGACCTAACAGTCTGTGCTTCAAAGAAATTCTTCCATTTAAGTCTacctaaaaacaaaaatgaagcaaagtaaataaataaagacttAGACATTGAAGTCATCAACAAAAAAACGGAAGTTAGTGTGAAAAAGATTTTCAAAAGAATGGATGTCTGGAGATATCTTTCAAGGTCCGCAAACCTTCAAGTCAAGATCTTAATAACTTAAAACCTTTGTTGTTTCATAAAACTGGACTTGGGTAATGGAAGCCTCCTCAACAATTATaattaggggaaaaaaaaaaaaaacaagaaggtAAGCACATTCAAAGACAATCTATAAACTAATTCTATCCTCAAGAATGCTTCCCTTTAGGAGTCTATACCGTATCTAAGGCTTCTGCAACTATCATTTAGGCCTTGTTCTTTTGGACTGGAGCTATAgctagttaatttttttttgtggcTCTATTTGTTAGTCCCTTTTTTTATATAGCTAGACAGATTCTTTTTACACACCATTTAATATATCTAGCTAGTTTCTTTTACACACACAATCTATAAACTAATTCTATGTAGTCATTCTTGAGAGACATTAAAAAGTGGTCATCATAATTACCTCCCATATGATTGCAGATCGGTCACTGGACGATGAAGCTAAGTATTTTCCATTGTgagaaaattgcaaaaaccagaCCTCATCGCTATGATCTTGTAACACCTGCTCAGATcaagaaaactaaaatattCAGCTAACAGCAGAAAGAAACAACGCCAAGCAGTTAtggttattaggagaaaaaagaaaggaaaaaaccCTTGAAATTAGCAATTTTATGTCTATATCAAAATCTCAATCCATAATACAAAATGGTTCACAAACATAACTGCTGGAGCAAAACTCCTATAAGATTGAGCTTGAAAATGCTTACTTGCATCAATTATGATTTCATATCAAGTGAGTTCGACGAATGAATCTACCGAGAATAAACCACAATTCTATTCTCAGCAGGAAAACAAAAACTTAGAGTTCGACAGAGGAACATCATGGCTTTTTGGGTGTTGAAAAGTCTTACAAAGAGGTTCAGCGTTTTGCTCAGTTAAATGCTAAGCTTCAGTTCGAGCTATATTGACCAAGCTGTTTTCAGATTTTCCGTAATCTAAACAATTGAGGCCAATTCTCGCAGTTGTTGTTATGTCTTGTCAGAGGGCCTTAGTGGATAGTTTACTATTACCATCATTGCCTCATGACTGTTCACCTAAATACATTTTACCAGTTCTATTTCTTTATCTAAAAAATCCAATTGAAGACAATAGAATGCAAGAAGCTGGAAAAAAGTGATGGTCATTTCAACTATCACATGCTGAGGTCGTAACTTATCATTCCAAATCTTAATCTCATTATCTCAAAGAATATGTAGTAATAGAACGTCAAAAATAACTATTGCATTCCTCTTTAAGTAATTTGTGCACCAATTGGATTTCTATCTATGGTATGTACATGGTGACTAAGTTAAAAGAGGTGTACAACATCTTTTCTATGATAAACCAAACTTTcatccaaaaaaaattaaatagttatattatattatattcatataatatgtGAAGAAAATCAACCATCAAATTATTTTCTCCCCCAAGATAATTCATAACAAAATATCAACTCTATGCAAGAATCACCAGAGACTAAACGGAAATGGATACAACCTCACCAAAAATGTCCTAAAAAAACATTTGTTACCTGTAAAGTTTGAGAAGGAATCTGATTTTTCCCACAATCATGATCTGTATACAATGACATCTCCTTATTTAAGGAGTTATGGAAAGTGCAGGCATCTCGTTGCAACAAAAGGGCACGTTCAACTAAATGTTCCAGTCTTTTTTCCGGTATCATAAGAGATGCAGGAAGAAGTTTCTGCAACTCCTCCAGCAATTGTGTACGAGACTTGGCCCTTGCACTTTGTTGACAGGATGAATTGGCTTGAGCTCTCATTGACGGAGAAACCAAGCAGGACGAGAGCTCACGGATTCTCTTTTCGTTAATGTGATGTGGAGCAATCTCGGTCCTCAGCGTCCGTAAAGCTTCAGTGACTTTGTCCCTTTCCAGAAGCTCAAAGAATTTCTGTTCTAATACCAAAACAGAAGCTGCTTTGACGATGCTTTCATCTGATAGACCAATTTTTTGCAAAGTTTCAACACTTTCATCCCATTTTCCATCATGAATTTGCTGCATAAGCACGTTTACAGCCGGAGAATGTAGGGGTATCCCAGACTCCTCTTCTAAATAAGCACCAGTTTTCTTATAACCAAGAGAATACAATGCATTGGCTATAATTCTCACAAATTCGACTCTTTTGATCACTCCCTTTGAACCAATAACATCACCACTGTCCCCTTCGGATTGTAGGGGGCGAGCCATCAAGTCTCTTGAAGAGCCCCCTAAAGGCTCTACCACAGATAAACCGTTCGACAGTCCCTTCAATTTCTCTGATGATACCTTCATACGTTTCGAGGCTGGTTCTTCATCCTCTAAACCTCCCATCAAATGCGCACCTCAGCCCATAAATAACTATGATGAACGGATAAACAgataatttcaaaaacaaaaaatacccCCAATAAATGTCAAACCCACTACTTCACAATGTAGCCAAAGTAATAAGCATAAAACTACACAATACCCATTCGGAAGACAGACAGCCACAGGAACAGctcaataaatcaaattttaccAAGAGAAGCAAGAACATGGTAAAGAATTTTGAACCGAAGCATGTTTCTTGACAAAACATGTATATATTCCCAAAAAACCGCAACCTAAAGAACCTTATCTGAATCTAAAGACATTTCGATCATCCAGCTAGATCAACTTTCACCacttctaaaaagaaaaatgggacGACTTCATGAGTAGATACAAAATGCAATCAGCAGTAAACTAGATGCCTAAAAAGAGATGAAAGGATGCCGTATTACTGAAACAAACATAATCAGACTTTAAAGAACACGAATCAGCGTAATCTCAAGCCTGATGAATCATGAACCAAAAAGCAAACACTAATCCCATTAGAATATCATTTTGCAAtcaatcaaatagttatcaaaaatCCCAACGCAAATACATTACCGACAGAGAAACAAGATAACAACATATCGTAACataacaacaaaacaaaacaaaacaaggaAATTCAACAAGAGAAAT
This region includes:
- the LOC120085794 gene encoding WD repeat-containing protein 26 homolog isoform X1 codes for the protein MGGLEDEEPASKRMKVSSEKLKGLSNGLSVVEPLGGSSRDLMARPLQSEGDSGDVIGSKGVIKRVEFVRIIANALYSLGYKKTGAYLEEESGIPLHSPAVNVLMQQIHDGKWDESVETLQKIGLSDESIVKAASVLVLEQKFFELLERDKVTEALRTLRTEIAPHHINEKRIRELSSCLVSPSMRAQANSSCQQSARAKSRTQLLEELQKLLPASLMIPEKRLEHLVERALLLQRDACTFHNSLNKEMSLYTDHDCGKNQIPSQTLQVLQDHSDEVWFLQFSHNGKYLASSSSDRSAIIWEVDLNGRISLKHRLLGHEQPISLVSWSPDDSQLLTCGVEEAVRRWDVASGECLHVYEKDGLGLVSCGWFPDGKHILAGVNDKSICMWELDGNELEGWKGQRTLKISDLEITNDGKKIISICRDTAILLLDRELNVDKLIEEDQIITSFQLSRDNKFLLVNLLNQEIHLWNLEGEAEIVTTYTGHKRTRFVIRSCFGGLDQAFIASGSEDSLVYIWHRGTGEVIEALEGHSGSVNCVSWNPTNPHMLASASDDRTIRIWGLRELDVDVVKFKNTEHSSSNGNGVHYSNGGTS
- the LOC120085794 gene encoding WD repeat-containing protein 26 homolog isoform X2; translation: MKVSSEKLKGLSNGLSVVEPLGGSSRDLMARPLQSEGDSGDVIGSKGVIKRVEFVRIIANALYSLGYKKTGAYLEEESGIPLHSPAVNVLMQQIHDGKWDESVETLQKIGLSDESIVKAASVLVLEQKFFELLERDKVTEALRTLRTEIAPHHINEKRIRELSSCLVSPSMRAQANSSCQQSARAKSRTQLLEELQKLLPASLMIPEKRLEHLVERALLLQRDACTFHNSLNKEMSLYTDHDCGKNQIPSQTLQVLQDHSDEVWFLQFSHNGKYLASSSSDRSAIIWEVDLNGRISLKHRLLGHEQPISLVSWSPDDSQLLTCGVEEAVRRWDVASGECLHVYEKDGLGLVSCGWFPDGKHILAGVNDKSICMWELDGNELEGWKGQRTLKISDLEITNDGKKIISICRDTAILLLDRELNVDKLIEEDQIITSFQLSRDNKFLLVNLLNQEIHLWNLEGEAEIVTTYTGHKRTRFVIRSCFGGLDQAFIASGSEDSLVYIWHRGTGEVIEALEGHSGSVNCVSWNPTNPHMLASASDDRTIRIWGLRELDVDVVKFKNTEHSSSNGNGVHYSNGGTS